In Drosophila teissieri strain GT53w chromosome 2R, Prin_Dtei_1.1, whole genome shotgun sequence, the following proteins share a genomic window:
- the LOC122612884 gene encoding cuticle protein CP14.6: MTLTHASSAALILALCCLSFIQAQPQRGIPPPRGNSFDANAVILKQGFDQNPDGSYQYNYETSNGIRADEAGYLKNPGSQIEAQVMQGSYSYTGPDGVVYTITYIADENGYRAEGAHIPTPPPVRAAAAPGRFFK, encoded by the exons ATGACGCTCACCcacgcctcctccgccgccctCATCTTGGCCCTCTGCTGCCTCAGTTTCATTCAGGCGCAGCCACAGCGCGGCATTCCCCCACCCCGCGGCAACTCCTTCGACGCGAACGCGGTGATCCTCAAGCAGGGCTTCGACCAGAATCCCGATGGCTCCTACCAGTACAA CTACGAGACGAGCAACGGAATCCGCGCGGATGAGGCTGGCTATCTGAAGAACCCGGGCAGTCAGATCGAGGCTCAG GTTATGCAGGGCTCCTACTCGTACACCGGACCCGACGGCGTGGTCTACACCATCACCTACATTGCTGATGAGAACGGATACCGCGCCGAGGGTGCCCACATACCCACTCCTCCGCCGGTTCGCGCCGCCGCCGCTCCCGGAAGATTCTTCAAGTAA
- the LOC122614430 gene encoding odorant receptor 47a, whose amino-acid sequence MDSSCKCRRPSPLGSIQELQQPAPSAPVTGWQKATMHSLFDLFTDNREMWKRPYRAMNVFGIAAIFPFILAAVLHNWKNVMQLADAMVALLITILGLFKFSMILYLRRDFKRLIDKFRLLMSNEADQGEEYAEILNAANKQDQRMCTLFRTCFLLAWALNSVLPFVRMGFSYWQSGHAEPELPFPCLFPWNIHIIRNYVLSFVWSAFASTGVVLPAVSLDTIFCSFTSNLCAFFKIAQYKVVRFRGGSLKESQATLNKVFALYQTSLDMCSDLNQCYQPIICAQFFISSLQLCMLGYLFSITFAQSEGVYYASFIATIIIQAYIYCYCGENLKTESATFEWAIYDSPWHESLGAGGASTSICRSLLISMMRAHRGFRITGYFFEANMEAFSSIVRTAMSYITMLRSFS is encoded by the exons GGCAAAAAGCTACCATGCATTCTCTGTTCGATCTCTTCACTGACAACCGCGAAATGTGGAAGCGCCCCTACAGAGCGATGAACGTGTTTGGCATAGCTGCCATTTTCCCCTTCATCCTGGCGGCCGTGCTCCACAACTGGAAGAACGTGATGCAGCTAGCCGATGCCATGGTGGCCCTGCTAATCACCATCCTGGGCCTGTTCAAGTTCAGCATGATTCTGTACTTGCGTCGCGATTTCAAGCGCCTCATTGACAAATTTCGCTTGCTCATGTCGAATG AGGCGGACCAGGGCGAGGAGTACGCAGAGATCCTCAACGCAGCCAACAAGCAGGACCAACGCATGTGCACTCTGTTCAGGACCTGTTTTCTTCTCGCCTGGGCCTTGAATAGTGTTCTGCCCTTTGTGAGGATGGGTTTCAGCTACTGGCAGTCAGGTCATGCAGAGCCCGAGCTGCCCTTTCCCTGTCT TTTTCCCTGGAACATCCACATCATCCGCAACTATGTGCTGAGCTTTGTGTGGAGCGCCTTCGCCTCTACAGGAGTGGTCTTACCTGCTGTCAGCTTGGACACCATATTCTGTTCGTTCACCAGCAACCTGTGCGCCTTCTTCAAGATCGCCCAGTACAAGGTGGTCCGATTTAGGGGCGGCTCCCTCAAGGAGTCGCAGGCCACGTTGAACAAGGTGTTTGCCCTGTACCAGACCAGCCTGGACATGTGCAGCGATCTGAACCAGTGCTACCAGCCGATCATCTGCGCCCAGTTCTTCATTTCGTCTCTGCAACTCTGCATGCTGGGCTACCTGTTCTCCATCACCTTTGCCCAGTCAGAGGGCGTCTACTACGCCTCCTTCATAGCCACCATCATCATTCAGGCCTACATCTACTGCTACTGCGGGGAGAACCTCAAGACGGAGAGCGCCACCTTCGAGTGGGCCATCTACGACAGTCCCTGGCACGAGAGCCTGGGTGCCGGTGGAGCCTCCACCTCGATCTGCCGATCGCTGCTGATCAGCATGATGCGGGCCCATCGGGGATTCCGCATCACGGGCTACTTCTTCGAGGCCAACATGGAGGCCTTCTCATCG ATTGTCCGCACGGCGATGTCCTACATAACAATGCTGAGATCGTTCTCCTAA